The Nostoc sp. 'Lobaria pulmonaria (5183) cyanobiont' DNA window CCATGCAAGAGTTCTATCAACTCTTCCAGCGATTGTTGGTAATCACGCTTGTCTTGACGGGGGTTATTTTTATCTCTGTGTGGATTTTTTATTCCTTAAACATTGCCCTAAATTATTTAATTGGGGCGTGTACAGGTGTGGTTTACTTAAAAATGTTGGCTAGAGATGTTGAGCAGCTTGGTAGTGAAAAAACCAGTCTGAGCAAAACTCGTTTTGCTCTGTTTATGGGAATAATGATCGTGGCAACTCAATGGCGTGAGCTACAGATTCTGCCCATTTTTTTGGGATTTCTAACTTACAAAGCCACGCTCCTCGTCTATATGGTGCAAATTGCGTTCATTCCTGATTCTTAAAAAGTCAGGCTCACAAAGATAGTAATCCCATCCTCGCTCGTTGGGGAAAATGCTTGAAGAATGCAAATGCTTAGTGTCTTAAACGCCTTTAATTCTTTTCCCCTCGCCGCATTAGAAGTAGGTCATCATTTCTACTGGCAGTTGGGCAATCTTAAAATTCATGGGCAAGTTTTTCTCACCTCATGGTTTGTGATTAGTATTCTAGTAGTGGCTTCAATAGCTGCTACTCGCAACGCACAAAGAATTCCCAAGGGCATCCAGAATTTGATGGAATACGCCCTAGAATTTATTCGTGATTTGGCCAAAAACCAACTTGGTGAGAAAGAGTATCGCCCTTGGGTGCCATTTATTGGCACATTGTTCTTGTTTATTTTCGTATCGAACTGGTCAGGTGCGCTAATTCCCTGGAAGCTCATCAGGCTACCTTCAGGTGAATTGGCAGCTCCCACTAATGACATCAATACGACTGTTGCATTGGCACTGCTGACCTCTTTAGCGTACTTTTACGCAGGTTTTAGCAAACGGGGTTTAGGCTACTTTAAGAAATATATAGAGCCAACACCTATTTTGTTGCCGATCGCAATTCTTGAAGATTTCACCA harbors:
- a CDS encoding ATP synthase subunit I; amino-acid sequence: MSLSDESIAPTPTTQQDAKTGSEDTESGNSMQEFYQLFQRLLVITLVLTGVIFISVWIFYSLNIALNYLIGACTGVVYLKMLARDVEQLGSEKTSLSKTRFALFMGIMIVATQWRELQILPIFLGFLTYKATLLVYMVQIAFIPDS
- the atpB gene encoding F0F1 ATP synthase subunit A, with translation MQMLSVLNAFNSFPLAALEVGHHFYWQLGNLKIHGQVFLTSWFVISILVVASIAATRNAQRIPKGIQNLMEYALEFIRDLAKNQLGEKEYRPWVPFIGTLFLFIFVSNWSGALIPWKLIRLPSGELAAPTNDINTTVALALLTSLAYFYAGFSKRGLGYFKKYIEPTPILLPIAILEDFTKPLSLSFRLFGNILADELVVAVLVLLVPLFVPLPVMALGLFTSAIQALVFATLAGAYIHEAMEGHGGEEHEEH